One genomic window of Providencia hangzhouensis includes the following:
- the argO gene encoding arginine exporter ArgO produces the protein MFSIYLQGALLGAAMILPLGPQNAFVLQQGSRKQFHLMSALLCALSDTVLIIAGVFGGSALLSQSEILMQLITWAGVAFLLWYGYGAFRTALSPDEVILQTESRAITRWKVIVTLFAVTWLNPHVYLDTFVVLGSVGGQLESQLRPWFTAGALTASFVWFFALAILAAWFSPVLNKPRSQRIINIFVGSVMWFIAFQLAIQGLKGLGLISQ, from the coding sequence ATGTTTTCGATATATTTACAGGGTGCACTGTTGGGTGCAGCAATGATATTACCTTTAGGGCCGCAGAATGCTTTTGTCTTACAACAAGGAAGCCGAAAGCAGTTTCATTTAATGAGTGCATTATTATGCGCTTTAAGTGATACCGTTTTAATTATCGCAGGTGTTTTTGGTGGGAGCGCTTTATTAAGCCAGTCTGAAATATTAATGCAATTGATTACATGGGCAGGCGTAGCATTTCTTCTATGGTATGGCTATGGTGCGTTTCGGACAGCACTCAGCCCTGATGAGGTCATACTTCAAACAGAAAGCCGTGCTATCACAAGATGGAAAGTGATTGTCACATTATTTGCCGTCACTTGGCTGAATCCTCATGTTTATTTAGACACTTTCGTTGTATTGGGTAGTGTGGGAGGCCAATTAGAAAGCCAGCTGAGACCTTGGTTTACGGCTGGAGCATTAACGGCTTCTTTTGTTTGGTTTTTTGCGTTAGCGATACTTGCTGCTTGGTTTTCACCTGTGTTAAATAAACCGCGTTCACAGCGCATTATTAACATTTTTGTGGGGAGTGTGATGTGGTTTATTGCATTTCAACTTGCAATACAGGGGCTTAAGGGACTCGGTTTGATTTCTCAATAA
- the mscS gene encoding small-conductance mechanosensitive channel MscS translates to MNTDDVTGALNDATNWFVANQDLLVQYAVNIVSAIVILIVGMMIAKWVGRGLHRVMTMKGIDSTVSDFLSAIARYTIVAFTLIAVLGKVGVQTASVIAVMGAAGLAVGLALQNSLGNFAAGVLLVVFRPLKAGEYVSIGAVEGTVQNVQIFSTTLRTADDRIIVIPNGKIIADNIINTSREPNRRQDIIVGVAYDSDIDVVKKVLGDIVAADSRIQHAKGVTIRLHDMAPSSLNYLVRFWTTNGDAWPVYWDLLEEFKRALDKHNIGIPFPQMDVHVHKQNAPIKQDAAE, encoded by the coding sequence ATGAATACTGATGATGTTACAGGCGCGTTGAATGATGCAACGAATTGGTTTGTGGCGAACCAAGATCTGTTAGTTCAGTATGCTGTGAATATCGTGTCTGCTATCGTTATCTTGATTGTCGGGATGATGATTGCAAAATGGGTCGGGCGTGGTTTACATCGCGTGATGACCATGAAAGGCATTGATTCAACAGTGAGTGACTTTTTATCAGCGATAGCGCGCTATACCATTGTTGCATTCACCTTAATTGCTGTATTAGGGAAAGTTGGCGTACAAACAGCCTCTGTGATTGCGGTAATGGGGGCGGCCGGTTTAGCTGTTGGCTTAGCATTACAAAACTCGCTGGGTAACTTTGCCGCAGGTGTGTTGCTGGTGGTATTTAGGCCACTAAAAGCGGGGGAGTATGTCTCAATCGGTGCTGTTGAAGGTACAGTGCAAAATGTACAAATATTTTCAACTACGCTAAGAACCGCAGATGACCGTATTATTGTTATTCCTAATGGAAAGATCATTGCCGATAACATTATTAATACCAGTCGTGAGCCTAACCGTCGTCAAGATATTATTGTAGGTGTTGCTTACGATTCTGATATTGATGTGGTGAAAAAAGTATTAGGTGATATCGTCGCCGCAGATAGCCGTATTCAGCATGCTAAAGGCGTTACTATCCGTTTACATGATATGGCACCATCGTCATTAAATTATTTAGTGCGTTTTTGGACCACCAATGGTGATGCATGGCCTGTGTATTGGGACTTGCTAGAAGAGTTTAAGCGAGCATTGGATAAACATAATATTGGTATCCCATTCCCACAAATGGACGTTCATGTTCATAAACAAAATGCGCCTATCAAGCAAGATGCTGCAGAGTAA
- a CDS encoding VOC family protein, with amino-acid sequence MQLKPSAILIHVPDVQAGLAWYQQAFPQAKAEYLPEFDFTLLHVGDFTIEVVQADEKVSEGKKGTVLYWQVDDFDLAFEHFTQLGAKLYRGPMLIDGNNRMCQLEDPFGNLIGLKGQ; translated from the coding sequence ATGCAACTAAAACCCTCTGCAATTTTAATTCATGTACCTGATGTTCAAGCGGGTTTGGCTTGGTATCAGCAAGCTTTTCCACAAGCAAAGGCAGAATACTTGCCTGAATTTGATTTCACCTTACTGCATGTCGGAGACTTCACGATAGAAGTGGTGCAAGCGGATGAAAAAGTCAGTGAGGGTAAAAAAGGGACTGTATTGTATTGGCAAGTCGATGATTTTGATTTGGCTTTTGAGCATTTCACTCAACTAGGGGCAAAACTGTATCGCGGGCCAATGTTAATAGATGGTAACAATCGAATGTGCCAACTTGAAGACCCATTTGGCAATTTAATTGGTTTAAAAGGGCAGTAA
- a CDS encoding LysR family transcriptional regulator ArgP, with protein sequence MKRPDYRALQALDAVIRERGFERAAQKLCITQSAVSQRIKQLENLFGQPLLVRTVPPHPTEQGQKLLALLHQVELLEEQWLGDENSGSTPLLLSLAVNADSLATWFLPALNPVLGNSPIRLNIQVEDETRTQERLRRGEVVGAISIQPQALPGCLVDKLGALDYIFVASPGFAAKYFPDGVTRSSLLKAPAVAFDHLDDMHQAFVQQNFGLSPGSVPCHIVNSSEAFVQLAKQGSTCCMIPHLQIASELANGELVDLTPGLCQRRMLYWHRFAPESRTMKKVTDALLKTGRQMLKQEDEPAKN encoded by the coding sequence ATGAAGCGCCCTGACTATCGCGCATTACAAGCACTGGATGCCGTTATCCGTGAACGCGGCTTTGAGCGCGCAGCTCAAAAGCTCTGCATCACGCAATCTGCTGTGTCACAACGTATAAAGCAGTTAGAAAACCTATTTGGGCAGCCACTACTTGTGCGTACCGTTCCGCCACACCCAACTGAACAAGGGCAAAAACTGCTAGCATTGCTTCATCAAGTCGAATTGTTAGAAGAACAATGGTTAGGTGATGAAAATAGTGGCTCCACCCCTTTATTGCTCTCACTTGCCGTCAACGCCGACAGCTTGGCAACTTGGTTTCTTCCAGCCCTAAACCCTGTATTAGGCAACAGCCCTATTCGGCTAAATATTCAGGTAGAAGATGAAACTCGAACTCAAGAACGTTTAAGACGTGGTGAAGTGGTAGGCGCTATCAGTATTCAACCCCAAGCCTTACCGGGTTGCTTGGTCGATAAACTTGGCGCGCTGGACTATATTTTTGTCGCATCACCTGGCTTTGCAGCGAAATATTTCCCCGATGGGGTGACTCGCTCTTCGTTATTAAAAGCGCCTGCGGTTGCTTTCGACCATTTAGACGATATGCACCAAGCCTTTGTGCAACAAAACTTTGGGTTGTCGCCCGGCAGTGTTCCATGCCATATCGTGAACTCCTCAGAGGCCTTTGTACAGTTAGCGAAACAAGGTTCTACCTGCTGTATGATCCCACATTTGCAGATAGCAAGTGAATTAGCGAATGGTGAGTTGGTTGATTTAACGCCAGGGCTATGTCAGCGACGCATGCTTTATTGGCACCGCTTCGCACCTGAAAGCCGTACGATGAAAAAAGTGACTGACGCCCTATTAAAAACTGGGCGCCAGATGTTAAAACAAGAAGATGAACCCGCAAAAAACTAG
- the acnB gene encoding bifunctional aconitate hydratase 2/2-methylisocitrate dehydratase yields MLEEYRKHVAERAAQGIVPKPLDASQVAALVELLKNPPKGEEDFLLDLLTNRVPPGVDEAAYVKAGFLAAIAKGETSSSLISPEKAIELLGTMQGGYNIHALIEALDDEKLAPIAAKALSHTLLMFDNFYDVEEKAKAGNIHAKQVIESWADAEWFKERPALAEKMTVTVFKVTGETNTDDLSPAPDAWSRPDIPLHALAMLKNARDGIEPDDAGNVGPIKQIDALNKKGFPLAYVGDVVGTGSSRKSATNSVLWFMGDDIPFVPNKRGGGVVLGGKIAPIFFNTMEDAGALPIEVDVSKLNMGDVIDIYPFKGEVRNHETGELLETFELKTDVLIDEVRAGGRIPLIIGRGLTNKARESLGLEATDVFRHAKSVAQSNRGFSLAQKMVGRACGRPGIRPGEYCEPKMTSVGSQDTTGPMTRDELKDLACLGFSADLVMQSFCHTAAYPKPVDVTTHHTLPDFIMNRGGVSLRPGDGIIHSWLNRMLLPDTVGTGGDSHTRFPIGISFPAGSGLVAFAAATGVMPLDMPESVLVRFKGEMQPGITLRDLVHAIPLYAIKDGLLTVEKKGKKNIFSGRILEIEGLPELKVEQAFELADASAERSAAGCTIKLDKAPIIEYLQSNIVLLKWMIAEGYGDRRTIERRIKGMENWLADPQLLEGDADAEYAAVIEIDLNDIKEPILCAPNDPDDARLLSDVQNEKIDEVFIGSCMTNIGHFRAAGKLLDSHKGQLPTRLWVAPPTKMDAAQLTEEGYYSVFGKSGARIEVPGCSLCMGNQARVADGATVVSTSTRNFPNRLGTGANVYLASAELAAVASLLGRLPTPAEYLQFMDKVDETAADTYRYLNFDQLSQYTEKADGVIFQTAV; encoded by the coding sequence GTGCTAGAAGAATACCGTAAGCACGTAGCCGAGCGTGCCGCTCAAGGGATTGTCCCTAAGCCATTAGATGCGTCACAAGTAGCTGCACTGGTAGAGTTACTCAAAAACCCACCCAAAGGTGAAGAAGATTTCCTGTTAGACCTGCTGACCAACCGCGTCCCCCCTGGTGTTGATGAAGCAGCGTACGTAAAAGCTGGATTTTTAGCCGCGATAGCTAAAGGCGAAACTTCCTCTTCTCTTATCTCCCCTGAAAAAGCCATTGAACTGTTAGGTACTATGCAGGGTGGATATAACATTCACGCACTAATTGAAGCGTTGGATGATGAAAAACTGGCGCCAATCGCCGCTAAAGCACTTTCTCACACCTTACTGATGTTTGATAACTTCTACGACGTAGAAGAAAAAGCGAAAGCGGGAAATATTCACGCTAAACAAGTTATTGAATCATGGGCAGATGCTGAGTGGTTCAAAGAGCGTCCTGCGTTAGCTGAAAAAATGACCGTAACTGTGTTCAAAGTTACGGGTGAAACTAACACAGATGACTTATCGCCAGCGCCTGATGCATGGTCACGTCCTGATATCCCATTACACGCATTAGCAATGCTGAAAAACGCACGTGATGGTATTGAACCAGACGATGCGGGTAATGTTGGTCCAATCAAGCAAATTGATGCATTAAATAAAAAAGGCTTCCCATTAGCTTACGTGGGTGACGTCGTCGGTACCGGTTCTTCTCGTAAATCAGCGACTAACTCCGTGCTGTGGTTTATGGGGGACGATATCCCATTTGTACCAAATAAACGTGGCGGTGGGGTGGTATTAGGCGGCAAAATTGCACCAATCTTCTTTAATACGATGGAAGATGCGGGCGCATTACCGATTGAAGTGGATGTTTCTAAACTGAATATGGGCGATGTGATCGACATCTATCCATTTAAAGGTGAAGTTCGTAACCACGAAACCGGTGAACTACTAGAAACATTTGAATTAAAAACAGATGTGCTGATTGACGAAGTCCGTGCAGGTGGTCGTATTCCACTGATTATCGGCCGTGGTTTAACCAATAAAGCACGTGAATCACTGGGCTTAGAAGCGACAGATGTATTCCGTCACGCGAAATCCGTTGCACAAAGCAACCGTGGTTTCTCATTAGCACAAAAAATGGTTGGTCGTGCTTGCGGTCGCCCAGGTATTCGCCCTGGCGAATATTGTGAGCCAAAAATGACCTCTGTAGGTTCACAAGATACAACCGGGCCGATGACCCGTGATGAACTGAAAGACCTAGCTTGCCTTGGTTTCTCAGCAGATTTAGTCATGCAGTCATTCTGCCATACAGCAGCGTATCCAAAACCTGTTGATGTGACAACACACCATACCTTACCTGATTTTATCATGAACCGTGGCGGTGTTTCTCTTCGTCCGGGAGATGGTATTATCCACTCATGGTTAAACCGTATGTTACTGCCAGATACCGTTGGTACAGGTGGTGACTCACATACGCGTTTCCCAATTGGTATTTCATTCCCTGCGGGTTCAGGTTTAGTCGCATTTGCTGCGGCGACAGGTGTTATGCCACTGGATATGCCTGAGTCAGTATTGGTTCGCTTTAAAGGTGAAATGCAGCCGGGTATCACTTTACGTGACCTCGTTCATGCAATTCCACTATATGCAATCAAAGACGGCCTATTGACCGTAGAGAAAAAAGGTAAGAAAAACATTTTCTCTGGCCGTATCTTAGAAATTGAAGGCTTACCTGAGCTGAAAGTCGAACAAGCGTTTGAATTAGCGGATGCGTCAGCAGAGCGTTCAGCGGCGGGTTGTACTATCAAATTAGATAAAGCGCCAATTATCGAATACCTGCAATCGAATATCGTTCTATTAAAATGGATGATAGCAGAAGGCTATGGTGATCGTCGTACTATTGAACGCCGTATCAAAGGGATGGAAAACTGGTTAGCGGATCCACAACTGCTGGAAGGTGATGCAGATGCGGAATACGCGGCAGTGATTGAAATTGACCTCAATGATATCAAAGAGCCAATTCTGTGTGCACCAAATGACCCAGATGATGCACGTTTATTGTCTGATGTGCAAAACGAGAAAATTGATGAGGTCTTCATCGGTTCTTGTATGACAAACATTGGCCACTTCCGTGCAGCAGGTAAGTTATTGGATTCTCATAAAGGCCAATTACCAACACGTTTATGGGTTGCGCCTCCAACTAAGATGGACGCAGCACAGTTAACCGAAGAAGGTTATTACAGCGTATTTGGCAAGAGTGGTGCGCGCATTGAAGTCCCAGGTTGTTCTCTGTGTATGGGTAACCAAGCACGTGTAGCTGATGGGGCGACAGTCGTTTCCACTTCAACGCGTAACTTCCCTAACCGTTTAGGAACAGGTGCAAATGTTTACCTCGCATCAGCAGAGCTGGCAGCGGTAGCTTCTTTGTTAGGTCGTTTACCAACGCCAGCAGAATATCTGCAGTTTATGGATAAGGTTGATGAAACAGCGGCGGATACATACCGTTACCTGAACTTTGACCAGTTATCACAATATACCGAAAAAGCGGATGGCGTGATTTTCCAAACAGCGGTGTAA
- a CDS encoding oxidative stress defense protein yields the protein MKLKSLVLAAMVAGAAVPTMSLADPLPNGPHITTSGNGIVKATPDMATLNIQVEVTAKDAAAAKAGVDKRVAEYFEFLKKNGIEKEDINAANVRTQPKYDYSSVKQKSTIEGYTATRSVEVKVKKLDQLNVLLDGALAAGLNEINSVQFGVANPQQYRDEARSQAIKNATEQANLLAKGFNVQLGPVYSINYNAPAAVPYPMATRNYGGAMKASVAQDLKIDETYEQQSIDFNDQVDVVFELKR from the coding sequence GTGAAATTAAAATCTTTAGTTTTAGCTGCGATGGTAGCAGGTGCTGCGGTTCCTACCATGTCATTGGCTGACCCGTTACCTAATGGTCCACACATTACGACTTCGGGTAATGGAATAGTGAAAGCGACACCCGATATGGCGACGCTGAATATTCAGGTGGAAGTGACTGCTAAAGATGCGGCGGCTGCGAAAGCTGGGGTCGATAAGCGAGTTGCGGAGTATTTTGAGTTTCTTAAGAAAAACGGTATTGAAAAAGAAGATATTAATGCAGCAAATGTGCGAACTCAGCCTAAATATGATTACAGTAGTGTGAAACAAAAATCAACCATCGAAGGCTACACGGCAACACGTTCTGTTGAAGTGAAAGTGAAGAAATTAGACCAACTTAATGTCTTGTTAGATGGTGCTTTAGCCGCAGGTCTCAATGAAATCAACTCAGTACAGTTTGGTGTGGCTAATCCGCAACAGTATCGTGATGAAGCACGGTCTCAAGCGATTAAAAATGCGACAGAACAAGCTAATCTCTTAGCGAAAGGCTTTAATGTTCAGTTAGGCCCAGTGTATAGCATTAACTATAATGCGCCAGCTGCGGTGCCATATCCAATGGCAACAAGAAATTATGGTGGGGCGATGAAAGCCTCTGTTGCTCAAGACCTCAAGATTGATGAGACTTATGAACAACAGAGTATTGATTTTAATGACCAAGTTGATGTGGTATTTGAATTAAAACGCTAG
- the rpiA gene encoding ribose-5-phosphate isomerase RpiA, translating into MTQDELKKAVGWAALDYVKPGTIVGVGTGSTASHFIDALATMKGQIEGAVSSSEASTQKLKSLGITVFDCNEVDSLDVYVDGADEVDHHMNMIKGGGAALTREKIVSAIAKTFVCIVDESKLVDVLGKFPLPVEVIPMARSYVARELVKLGGTPEYRQNVITDNGNVILDVHNLNIIDPVALENTINGIAGVVTVGLFANRGADVVLMGTANEGVKTIKL; encoded by the coding sequence ATGACTCAGGACGAATTAAAAAAAGCGGTAGGTTGGGCAGCACTTGATTACGTAAAACCGGGCACTATTGTTGGTGTTGGAACGGGCTCGACAGCTTCACACTTCATTGATGCATTAGCAACAATGAAAGGTCAAATAGAAGGTGCGGTATCAAGTTCAGAAGCATCAACTCAAAAATTAAAATCATTGGGTATTACGGTATTTGATTGCAATGAAGTGGATTCCTTAGATGTTTATGTTGATGGCGCTGATGAAGTTGACCACCACATGAATATGATCAAAGGCGGTGGTGCGGCTTTAACACGTGAAAAAATTGTTTCTGCAATTGCAAAAACCTTTGTTTGTATCGTTGACGAATCTAAGTTAGTTGATGTGTTAGGTAAATTCCCTCTGCCTGTTGAAGTGATCCCAATGGCGCGTAGCTATGTGGCACGTGAATTGGTTAAACTGGGTGGCACGCCAGAGTACCGTCAAAATGTGATTACAGATAACGGTAATGTGATTTTAGATGTCCATAATTTAAATATTATTGACCCAGTGGCATTAGAAAATACCATTAATGGGATTGCAGGTGTTGTGACCGTTGGGTTATTCGCGAATCGTGGTGCAGACGTCGTCTTGATGGGAACTGCAAACGAAGGCGTTAAAACCATCAAGTTATAA
- a CDS encoding DUF3969 family protein: protein MTRLNYSISDKQTSKFISLLTLGVLTALDKNLISIDEAEGFVFKPYLAKFLEQIDSDEKLIEIINLGCELEDVECLIPEQLQASIEELIQKTITVISQNEDFDRLIDKEINIVDD from the coding sequence GTGACTAGACTTAATTATAGTATTAGTGATAAACAGACTAGCAAATTTATAAGCTTATTAACGTTAGGTGTATTAACTGCATTAGATAAAAATTTGATATCGATTGATGAGGCAGAAGGATTTGTTTTCAAACCTTATTTGGCTAAATTCCTCGAGCAAATAGATTCTGATGAAAAATTAATAGAGATAATTAACCTAGGTTGCGAGTTGGAGGATGTTGAATGTTTAATTCCAGAACAACTTCAAGCTAGTATTGAGGAGTTAATACAGAAAACCATCACAGTAATTTCACAAAATGAAGATTTTGATCGGTTAATTGATAAAGAAATTAATATTGTTGATGACTAA
- the serA gene encoding phosphoglycerate dehydrogenase, protein MVKVSLQKDKIKFLLLEGVHQSAVDNLKAAGYTNIEYHKSALSDEELKEAIKDARFVGIRSRTHLTEEIFAAAEKLVAVGCFCIGTNQVDLDAAAKRGIPVFNAPFSNTRSVAEMVLGQLLLLLRRIPEANMQAHRGIWEKQAKGCFEARGKRLGIVGYGHIGTQLGILAEGIGMNVFFYDIENKLPLGNATQVRSLTELLNMSDVVSLHVPETPSTKNMFAKEQFDRMKPGSIFINASRGTVVDIPSLAAALESKHLSGAAVDVFPSEPAANNDPNDPFISELIKFDNVILTPHIGGSTEEAQENIGLEVASKLAKYSDNGSTLSAVNFPEVSLPVHTEDTNRFLHIHENRPGILNSINQVFTENNINVVGQYLRTSGNVGYVVIDVLMQTPNQTDEALQKLKDLPGTIRARLLF, encoded by the coding sequence ATGGTTAAGGTATCTTTGCAAAAAGACAAAATTAAATTTTTACTGCTAGAAGGTGTGCACCAAAGTGCGGTTGATAACTTAAAAGCTGCGGGCTACACCAATATTGAATATCACAAAAGTGCGTTATCCGACGAAGAATTAAAAGAAGCGATTAAAGATGCACGTTTTGTAGGTATCCGTTCCCGTACTCATCTTACTGAAGAAATTTTTGCAGCAGCAGAAAAACTTGTTGCAGTGGGTTGCTTTTGTATCGGCACCAACCAAGTTGATTTAGATGCTGCGGCAAAACGCGGTATCCCTGTATTTAACGCACCATTTTCGAATACACGTTCCGTTGCAGAAATGGTATTAGGCCAATTATTACTTTTACTACGTCGTATTCCTGAAGCTAATATGCAAGCCCACCGTGGTATTTGGGAAAAACAAGCGAAAGGCTGTTTTGAAGCACGCGGTAAGCGTCTTGGTATTGTTGGATATGGCCACATTGGTACTCAGTTAGGGATCTTAGCTGAGGGTATCGGTATGAATGTTTTCTTCTATGATATTGAAAACAAACTACCATTAGGTAATGCAACTCAAGTTCGTTCTTTAACTGAACTTCTGAATATGAGCGATGTGGTTAGCTTACATGTCCCTGAGACCCCAAGTACGAAGAATATGTTTGCTAAAGAACAATTCGACCGTATGAAGCCTGGTTCTATTTTCATTAACGCATCACGTGGAACAGTTGTGGATATTCCTTCACTGGCAGCCGCGTTGGAAAGCAAACATTTATCAGGTGCTGCGGTGGACGTATTCCCAAGTGAGCCAGCTGCAAATAATGACCCTAATGACCCATTTATCTCTGAATTGATTAAGTTCGACAATGTGATTTTAACGCCGCACATTGGGGGCTCTACAGAAGAAGCTCAAGAAAATATTGGGTTAGAAGTAGCTAGTAAGTTGGCGAAATACTCTGATAATGGTTCAACACTATCTGCGGTTAACTTCCCAGAAGTTTCCCTGCCAGTCCATACTGAAGATACCAACCGTTTCTTGCATATTCATGAAAACCGCCCAGGTATTTTGAACAGCATCAACCAAGTCTTCACTGAAAATAACATTAACGTTGTTGGCCAGTATTTACGTACATCAGGCAACGTAGGTTATGTGGTTATTGATGTATTAATGCAAACGCCAAACCAAACAGATGAAGCACTCCAGAAATTAAAAGATTTGCCTGGAACCATTCGTGCGCGTTTACTGTTCTAA
- a CDS encoding YacL family protein, whose product MDYQFFQDITGAISAKFSMDHEAIGYWLNEEVKNNLSLLDAIEENYEKIKGSEKQWELIGHEYTLLLDDEEVMIRANQLSFETEGLEEGMSYYDNESVAFCGTDDFLLMLKDYRIFVIENR is encoded by the coding sequence ATGGACTACCAATTTTTCCAAGATATCACCGGAGCTATCTCCGCTAAATTCTCGATGGATCATGAGGCTATTGGATATTGGCTTAATGAAGAGGTTAAAAATAACCTTAGTCTGTTAGATGCTATTGAAGAAAACTATGAAAAAATCAAAGGAAGTGAAAAACAATGGGAGCTTATTGGCCACGAATATACATTGTTGCTTGATGATGAAGAAGTGATGATCCGCGCCAACCAATTATCATTTGAAACTGAAGGGTTGGAAGAAGGAATGAGTTATTATGATAATGAAAGTGTTGCATTTTGCGGCACTGATGACTTCTTATTAATGCTAAAAGATTATCGAATTTTTGTTATAGAAAATAGATAA
- a CDS encoding VOC family protein, with translation MIDRLDHIVLTTTNLDACIDFYQRVLKMEVITFGEQRYALCFGQQKINIHQYGKEFEPKAHLPVPDALDLCFISDIPLCDVQKHIEQQGVKIIEGPVNRTGATGAIRSIYLRDVDLNLIEISEYI, from the coding sequence ATGATCGATCGCTTAGACCATATAGTGCTAACCACAACTAACCTTGATGCCTGCATTGACTTTTACCAACGGGTGTTAAAAATGGAAGTTATTACCTTTGGTGAACAGCGTTATGCGTTATGTTTTGGGCAGCAAAAAATCAATATCCACCAATATGGAAAAGAATTTGAACCCAAAGCCCACTTGCCTGTACCAGATGCGCTCGATTTATGTTTTATTAGTGATATACCGCTGTGTGATGTGCAAAAGCATATTGAACAACAAGGTGTAAAAATTATCGAAGGGCCAGTTAATCGGACTGGTGCAACTGGAGCAATTAGATCTATTTACTTACGTGATGTCGATTTAAATTTAATCGAAATTTCTGAATATATTTAG